One Yimella lutea DNA window includes the following coding sequences:
- a CDS encoding SIR2 family NAD-dependent protein deacylase, giving the protein MTNVLDEVLEVARDARRVVVLTGAGISAESGLATFRDPEDGLWNRYDPMQLASIDAWDEDPEMVWAWYLWRFERHHQVEPNAGHRALADWEEGADVLVVTQNVDDLHERGGSSDVVHLHGNLSAFRCSDCERPYTDRVDVPHEPVERLAPPSCPACGGLVRPGVVWFGEMLPPDAFDRAVEEVQSADLVLTVGTSGIVAPASLLPRFAGARGVPVIEINPNPTEHSDEVTHVWRAPAASALPALVQAIRATGARLPDAVDEWAYAADESFRLIRGCRRCNPRRGSSSRRTD; this is encoded by the coding sequence ATGACGAACGTGCTGGACGAAGTACTCGAGGTGGCCCGGGACGCGCGGCGGGTGGTGGTGCTCACCGGTGCGGGGATCTCGGCCGAGAGCGGGCTTGCGACGTTTCGCGACCCCGAGGACGGGCTGTGGAACCGCTACGACCCGATGCAGTTGGCGAGCATCGATGCCTGGGACGAGGACCCGGAGATGGTGTGGGCCTGGTACCTGTGGCGGTTCGAGCGGCACCATCAGGTGGAGCCGAACGCAGGACACCGGGCGCTGGCCGACTGGGAGGAGGGGGCCGACGTCCTGGTGGTGACACAGAACGTGGACGACCTGCACGAACGCGGCGGCAGCAGCGATGTCGTCCACCTGCACGGCAACCTGTCGGCGTTCCGGTGCAGCGACTGCGAACGTCCGTACACCGATCGCGTGGACGTGCCGCACGAGCCGGTCGAACGGCTCGCTCCCCCGAGTTGTCCGGCGTGCGGCGGGCTGGTGCGTCCGGGCGTCGTGTGGTTCGGCGAGATGCTCCCGCCGGACGCGTTCGACCGGGCGGTCGAGGAAGTACAAAGTGCCGATCTGGTGCTCACCGTCGGCACCTCCGGCATCGTCGCGCCGGCGTCGCTGCTCCCGAGGTTCGCCGGGGCTCGGGGCGTGCCGGTGATCGAGATCAACCCGAATCCGACCGAGCACAGCGACGAGGTGACCCACGTCTGGCGGGCACCGGCAGCGAGCGCCCTGCCCGCGCTGGTGCAAGCGATCCGGGCGACCGGAGCGCGCCTTCCGGACGCTGTCGATGAATGGGCATACGCTGCGGACGAATCGTTCCGGCTGATAAGGGGGTGCCGACGGTGCAATCCGCGCAGGGGTTCGTCATCGAGACGGACCGACTGA
- a CDS encoding pyruvate, water dikinase regulatory protein translates to MSDQGHVEPTPAFFLAGGTGISAETLGNMILRQFPNVTFVRQKIPFITSVEAAGEVVQMLDAAKTDTVTPLVFSTVADEQIRSELMRTQCAFIDLFGSQLDEVEKVLHAEAAHKGGSAHAVRDQARYDSRMKAVEYAIEHDDGASFRAIEKAEVILLAPSRCGKTPTTMYLALQHSVFVANYPLVDEDLESAKLPRPIAPYADKCFGLISTAARLSAVRNERRPGSKYASQAQCLFELRRAEAMFRAHKIPFINSSTMSIEEMAAVIMQTLKLNRVH, encoded by the coding sequence GTGAGTGACCAAGGCCACGTGGAGCCGACGCCGGCGTTCTTCCTCGCCGGTGGTACCGGAATCTCCGCCGAGACCCTCGGCAACATGATTCTTCGGCAGTTCCCCAACGTCACGTTCGTGCGGCAGAAGATCCCGTTCATCACCTCCGTCGAAGCGGCCGGCGAGGTCGTGCAGATGCTGGACGCGGCCAAGACCGACACCGTCACTCCGTTGGTGTTCTCCACTGTCGCCGACGAGCAGATCCGCTCCGAACTCATGCGCACCCAGTGCGCGTTCATCGACCTGTTCGGCTCACAGCTGGACGAGGTCGAGAAGGTGCTGCACGCCGAGGCCGCGCACAAGGGTGGCTCGGCACATGCCGTCCGCGACCAGGCCCGGTACGACTCGCGCATGAAAGCGGTCGAGTACGCCATCGAGCACGACGACGGCGCCAGCTTCCGGGCGATCGAGAAGGCCGAGGTCATCCTGTTGGCACCGTCGCGGTGCGGCAAGACGCCCACCACGATGTACCTCGCCCTCCAGCACAGCGTCTTCGTGGCGAACTACCCGCTGGTCGACGAAGACCTCGAGTCAGCCAAGCTGCCGCGTCCGATCGCGCCGTACGCCGACAAGTGCTTCGGGCTGATCTCGACGGCGGCCCGCCTGTCCGCGGTGCGCAACGAGCGACGTCCGGGCAGCAAGTACGCCTCCCAGGCCCAGTGCCTGTTCGAACTGCGTCGTGCGGAAGCGATGTTCCGCGCGCACAAGATCCCGTTCATCAACTCCTCGACGATGTCGATCGAGGAGATGGCGGCCGTGATCATGCAGACCCTCAAACTCAATCGCGTTCACTGA
- a CDS encoding type IV toxin-antitoxin system AbiEi family antitoxin domain-containing protein codes for MDVVSWEEVQSRGLGARDVRRLVATGEWTRLRRGWFATRAAADDEDAHRLRAIAYKREYAGRAVISHVSALVHWELPTIDRDLSVVHLSRTVAGKSRRLGDLHLHVALARELQPRDGVEHPAIAALQVAQTDLPAALAAADAAWRRGLLRPDDLELCAPAFLRRKGRVATAQVVEQIDRRHESPGETLTALQLRLAGVAYEPQFDVPDSGQWTPAGRGYRADFRVIGHNVLIEFDGKVKYENGDSVFQEKKREDHLRSLGWIVVRVVWSDLKIPGRVATLVREAVARAS; via the coding sequence ATGGACGTCGTGTCGTGGGAAGAGGTGCAGTCGCGTGGACTCGGCGCCCGGGACGTGCGCCGACTCGTCGCGACCGGTGAATGGACACGTCTGCGGCGAGGGTGGTTTGCCACCCGCGCCGCTGCGGACGACGAGGACGCTCACCGTCTTCGCGCGATCGCGTACAAACGGGAGTACGCCGGCCGAGCGGTCATCAGCCACGTGTCGGCGCTCGTCCACTGGGAATTGCCGACGATCGATCGGGATCTGTCGGTGGTGCACCTGTCGAGGACGGTCGCGGGGAAGTCACGCCGTCTCGGTGACCTGCACCTGCACGTAGCCCTCGCTCGAGAGCTGCAACCTCGGGACGGCGTCGAACACCCGGCGATCGCGGCTCTGCAGGTTGCTCAGACCGATCTGCCGGCCGCGCTCGCCGCTGCGGACGCTGCCTGGCGTCGAGGCCTGCTCCGACCCGACGACCTCGAACTGTGCGCGCCGGCGTTCCTGCGACGCAAGGGCCGGGTCGCGACGGCCCAGGTGGTCGAGCAGATCGACCGCCGCCACGAATCTCCCGGTGAGACTTTGACCGCTCTGCAACTGCGACTCGCCGGCGTCGCCTATGAGCCGCAGTTCGACGTGCCTGACTCGGGACAGTGGACGCCCGCCGGCCGTGGGTATCGCGCCGACTTCCGCGTGATCGGTCACAACGTGCTCATCGAGTTCGACGGCAAGGTGAAGTACGAGAACGGCGACTCGGTGTTCCAGGAGAAGAAGCGCGAAGATCACCTGCGCTCGCTCGGCTGGATCGTCGTCCGCGTTGTGTGGTCCGATCTGAAGATCCCTGGGCGCGTTGCGACCCTCGTCCGCGAGGCGGTTGCTCGGGCGTCGTGA
- a CDS encoding ABC transporter permease subunit produces MSTPSRQGVIHDLGYRGFQGRRLGTGAILRELFTVSLGHAFGVGRSGKSKVMPWLIAGLMLIPAVVLAGIIVQLGRMSLTDQAELFAPLSNYFGFPYWTQLLITVFVATQAPVLFARDLRYRTIVLYFARPVSRTMFVLTRLAALATAIFLVVAVPMTIWYGVAMTSELDRGVHTRNYLSALFGALLLALILAAIAGLVCTLTTRSGLAVAAVIIVLMVTSGIVTSALSITYQSEHPARGQIPASFNPFTAVAELVAGLFDQPTPNPTIPRPTGVGVPAAAAVCVVWVVAPTLLLIQRMRKAASL; encoded by the coding sequence ATGAGCACGCCGAGTCGCCAGGGCGTCATTCACGACCTGGGATATCGCGGATTCCAGGGACGCCGCCTGGGCACGGGTGCGATCCTGCGCGAACTGTTCACGGTCTCGCTCGGGCATGCGTTCGGCGTCGGTCGCTCCGGCAAGTCCAAGGTGATGCCCTGGCTGATCGCCGGCCTCATGCTCATCCCGGCGGTCGTGCTGGCGGGCATCATCGTCCAGCTCGGACGGATGTCGCTGACCGACCAGGCCGAGCTGTTCGCGCCCCTGTCCAACTACTTCGGCTTCCCGTATTGGACGCAGCTGTTGATCACGGTGTTCGTGGCGACGCAGGCGCCGGTGCTGTTCGCGCGCGACCTGCGGTATCGGACGATCGTGCTGTACTTCGCGCGTCCGGTGTCGCGGACGATGTTCGTGCTGACGCGATTGGCCGCACTGGCCACCGCGATCTTCCTGGTCGTGGCCGTGCCGATGACCATCTGGTACGGCGTCGCGATGACCTCCGAACTCGACCGCGGGGTGCACACCCGCAACTACCTCTCCGCATTGTTCGGGGCGCTCTTGCTCGCGCTGATCCTGGCCGCGATCGCCGGGTTGGTGTGCACGCTGACGACGCGCTCCGGGCTTGCCGTCGCCGCGGTGATCATCGTGCTGATGGTGACCTCGGGCATCGTCACCAGCGCGCTGAGCATCACCTACCAGAGCGAGCATCCCGCACGCGGGCAGATCCCGGCGTCATTCAATCCCTTCACCGCGGTCGCCGAACTCGTCGCCGGGCTCTTCGACCAACCGACGCCCAACCCGACCATCCCGAGGCCGACCGGAGTGGGAGTGCCTGCGGCCGCTGCGGTCTGTGTGGTGTGGGTGGTCGCACCGACCTTGCTGTTGATCCAGCGGATGCGAAAGGCGGCATCGCTGTGA
- a CDS encoding ABC transporter permease: MNIPILRLAVRSLFGRARAILLFLIPALLLLLATLIRVADGDTLSPGDAPLVLVRTFGIGIVVPVVALMATTTLINSEFDDGSIIYLLTKPVSRLSIIATKAFVVLLCTLVFAAVPMMIAALIMVGVQDDLWLGALLGGVTASVAYAGIFTTLATLLNRSVVGCLVYWLVWEASLTSLISPAAWLSARAWGTSVLHSVADVGQKVHPPVRFGLIAAVLCLIGGVLIAGRKLSHTTISDV; the protein is encoded by the coding sequence ATGAACATTCCGATCCTGCGCCTGGCCGTCCGCTCGTTGTTCGGGCGGGCCCGCGCCATCCTGCTGTTCCTCATCCCGGCGTTGTTGTTGCTGCTCGCCACACTGATCCGGGTCGCCGACGGTGACACCCTGTCTCCCGGCGATGCTCCCCTGGTGCTCGTGCGGACGTTCGGCATCGGCATCGTCGTGCCCGTCGTCGCGCTCATGGCGACCACGACGTTGATCAACTCCGAGTTCGATGACGGTTCGATCATCTACCTGCTGACCAAACCGGTGTCGCGGCTGTCGATCATCGCGACGAAGGCGTTCGTGGTGTTGCTGTGCACGCTGGTGTTCGCGGCGGTGCCGATGATGATCGCCGCGTTGATCATGGTCGGCGTGCAGGACGACCTCTGGCTCGGTGCGCTGCTCGGCGGCGTGACCGCGTCCGTCGCGTATGCCGGGATCTTCACCACGCTCGCGACCTTACTGAACCGCAGCGTCGTCGGATGCCTGGTGTACTGGCTGGTCTGGGAAGCGAGCCTGACCTCGCTGATCTCGCCGGCGGCCTGGCTCTCGGCTCGCGCCTGGGGCACCAGCGTCCTGCACTCCGTCGCCGACGTGGGCCAGAAGGTGCACCCGCCGGTGCGGTTCGGGCTGATCGCCGCCGTGTTGTGCCTGATCGGCGGTGTGCTCATCGCCGGCCGCAAGCTGTCACACACCACGATCTCCGACGTCTGA
- a CDS encoding aminotransferase class I/II-fold pyridoxal phosphate-dependent enzyme, giving the protein MALVDLSAEELAAFMTAQKSAYDELKSRGLKLDLTRGKPSAQQLDLSNELLKLPTGYVAADGTDTRNYGGLHGLTELREIFAELLGVNVDQLVAQGNSSLTLMHQVLVDCLLHGAVDSERPWSGEDKIKFICPVPGYDRHFSLLNSFGIEMVTVPMNADGPDADKIAALVKDDASIKGMWVVPTYANPTGDTVSQEVAAKLLAMPTAAPDFKIFWDNAYALHHLTDVETKSVDVLSLAASSGNPNRPILFASTSKITFAGAGVAFLAASTENIGWFLKHVGMSSIGPDKVNHLRHAEFFKDADGVRAHMRKHAEIIAPKFEAVERILTERLAEHDIAEWTKPIGGYFVSLDVLPGTASRVVQLAKEAGIALTPAGSSFPLGTDPDDENIRLAPTMPPLEEVEVAMDGVATCVLLAAGEYLSKN; this is encoded by the coding sequence GTGGCCCTTGTCGACCTGTCCGCCGAAGAACTCGCCGCCTTCATGACGGCGCAGAAGTCCGCGTACGACGAACTGAAGTCGCGCGGTCTTAAGCTGGACCTCACCCGGGGCAAACCGTCCGCCCAGCAGCTCGATCTGTCGAACGAACTGCTGAAGCTGCCGACCGGCTACGTGGCCGCCGATGGCACCGACACCCGTAACTACGGCGGATTGCACGGGCTCACAGAGCTCCGCGAGATCTTCGCCGAACTGCTCGGTGTGAACGTGGATCAGCTTGTGGCGCAAGGTAATTCCAGCCTCACGCTGATGCACCAGGTGCTGGTCGACTGCTTGTTGCACGGCGCCGTCGACAGCGAGCGCCCGTGGAGCGGCGAGGACAAGATCAAGTTCATCTGCCCGGTGCCCGGCTACGACCGCCACTTCTCGCTGCTGAACTCCTTCGGCATCGAGATGGTCACCGTCCCGATGAACGCCGACGGCCCGGACGCCGACAAGATCGCCGCGCTGGTCAAGGACGACGCGTCCATCAAGGGCATGTGGGTCGTGCCGACGTACGCCAACCCGACCGGCGACACCGTCAGCCAGGAGGTCGCCGCGAAGCTGCTGGCGATGCCGACCGCCGCCCCTGACTTCAAGATCTTCTGGGACAACGCCTACGCGCTGCACCACCTCACGGACGTCGAGACCAAGTCGGTCGACGTGTTGTCGCTCGCCGCGTCGTCCGGCAACCCGAACCGTCCGATCCTGTTCGCCTCGACCAGCAAGATCACTTTTGCCGGCGCGGGCGTCGCGTTCCTGGCCGCGTCCACCGAGAACATCGGCTGGTTCCTCAAGCACGTGGGTATGAGTTCGATCGGCCCCGACAAGGTGAACCACCTTCGGCACGCGGAGTTCTTCAAGGACGCCGACGGGGTTCGCGCGCACATGCGCAAGCACGCCGAGATCATCGCGCCGAAGTTCGAGGCGGTCGAGCGCATCCTCACCGAACGCCTCGCCGAGCACGACATCGCCGAGTGGACCAAGCCGATCGGGGGCTACTTCGTCAGCCTCGACGTGCTGCCCGGCACCGCGTCCCGCGTGGTGCAGCTGGCCAAAGAAGCGGGCATCGCCCTGACCCCCGCCGGCTCCAGCTTCCCGCTCGGCACCGACCCCGACGACGAGAACATCCGCCTGGCCCCGACCATGCCCCCGTTGGAAGAGGTCGAGGTCGCGATGGACGGCGTGGCCACCTGCGTCCTGCTCGCGGCGGGGGAGTACCTCTCCAAGAACTGA
- a CDS encoding ABC transporter ATP-binding protein, translating into MQSAQGFVIETDRLTKQYPGVRALDDLSLRIPAGVTGVVGVNGAGKSTLIKVLLGLLPATSGSARVLGLDPATQGAEIRSRVGYMPEHDCLPGDVSAADFVMHMALMSGLPRTAARERTSEVLRHVGLDEERHRAMGGYSTGMKQRAKLAQAIVHDPSLVFLDEPTNGLDPRARDDMLDLIARVGSDFGISVAVTSHLLGELERTADHIVVIDAGCLLRASATSELTHTTGTVLVEVLGPAGSDRRFGQALVDHGLQAWPAGEQVQVRIDHPEALDVVRDVAVDLGLGLVRVQEIHHTLEEVFQQGADA; encoded by the coding sequence GTGCAATCCGCGCAGGGGTTCGTCATCGAGACGGACCGACTGACCAAGCAGTACCCCGGCGTGCGCGCCCTCGACGACCTGAGCCTGCGGATCCCCGCCGGCGTGACCGGAGTCGTCGGCGTGAACGGTGCCGGTAAATCGACCCTCATCAAGGTGCTGCTCGGGCTGCTTCCGGCGACCAGCGGATCCGCACGCGTCCTCGGACTCGACCCCGCCACGCAGGGTGCAGAGATCCGGTCGCGCGTCGGTTACATGCCCGAACACGACTGTCTGCCAGGCGATGTCAGCGCGGCCGACTTCGTGATGCACATGGCGTTGATGTCCGGGCTGCCCCGTACGGCCGCCCGCGAGCGCACGTCCGAGGTGTTGCGCCACGTGGGGCTGGACGAGGAACGCCACCGCGCGATGGGCGGCTACTCCACCGGCATGAAGCAGCGGGCCAAGCTCGCGCAGGCGATCGTGCACGACCCGAGCCTGGTCTTCCTCGACGAGCCGACCAACGGACTCGACCCGCGCGCCCGCGACGACATGCTCGACCTCATCGCACGGGTGGGCAGCGACTTCGGCATCTCGGTCGCGGTGACCAGTCACCTGCTCGGTGAGCTCGAGCGCACCGCCGACCACATCGTGGTGATCGACGCCGGCTGCCTGCTGCGCGCGTCCGCCACGTCCGAGCTCACGCACACGACCGGCACGGTGTTGGTCGAGGTGCTGGGTCCGGCGGGCAGTGACCGCCGGTTCGGGCAGGCGCTCGTCGACCACGGCCTGCAGGCCTGGCCGGCCGGCGAACAGGTGCAGGTGCGCATCGATCATCCGGAGGCACTGGACGTCGTCCGCGATGTCGCCGTCGATCTCGGGCTCGGACTCGTGCGGGTGCAGGAGATCCACCACACCCTCGAAGAGGTCTTCCAACAAGGGGCTGACGCATGA
- the ppsA gene encoding phosphoenolpyruvate synthase, translated as MSSNIEWYENLGMHDVELVGGKNASLGEMVQHLSKAGVRVPSGFATTADAYRRFLIESGLAERIDGMLKTLDVDDVRELARVGNEIRSAVEQQPFPTDLEAEIREAYEKLAGEHGDEVSWAVRSSATAEDLPDASFAGQQETFLNIHGIDNILHAIKLVFASLYNDRAIAYRVHNDFEHSVVALSAGIQKMVRSDIGSSGVMFTIDTESGFKDTVFITSSYGLGEAVVQGAVNPDEFYVYKPALAAGKPAILKRGVGGKAIKMVYTDDKSVGRTIETVDVDPVDQARFSITDADVEELARHAVKIEEHYGRPMDIEWVKDGLDGLIYVVQARPETVKSRESGSQLERFTMKSRGDVLIEGRAIGQKIGAGAVRSLKSIDDMAQFQAGEVLVADMTDPDWEPIMKKASAIVTNRGGRTCHAAIIARELGIPAVVGTGDATRNLPDGAEVTVSCAEGDTGFVYEGMVDFEVTTTALDEMPDLPVKVMMNVGTPDQAFEFSRLPNKGIGLARLEFIINRQIGIHPKVLLELDQQDPELKAAIEEQIAAYDSPREFFVKRVAEGVSMLAAAFAPEPVIVRMSDFKSNEYANLLGGEAYEPHEENPMIGYRGASRYLSKDFADCFAMECEALRFVREDMGLTNVKIMIPFVRTIAEAKGVIELLGQHGLRRGENDLQVVMMCEVPSNAVIADQFLEHFDGFSIGSNDMTQLTLGLDRDSSLVAGSFDERDDAVKAMLSMAIKACREQGKYVGICGQGPSDHPDLAEWLLDQGIESMSLNPDTVVETWLRLAKHVKA; from the coding sequence ATGAGCAGCAACATCGAGTGGTACGAGAACCTCGGCATGCACGATGTCGAGTTGGTCGGCGGCAAGAACGCCTCCCTCGGTGAGATGGTGCAGCACCTGTCCAAGGCGGGCGTGCGCGTCCCGAGCGGTTTCGCCACGACGGCGGACGCCTACCGCCGCTTCCTGATCGAGTCGGGTCTGGCCGAGCGCATCGACGGGATGCTGAAGACGCTCGACGTCGACGACGTTCGTGAACTCGCCCGCGTCGGCAACGAGATCCGCAGCGCGGTCGAGCAGCAGCCGTTCCCGACCGACCTCGAGGCCGAGATCCGTGAGGCCTACGAGAAGCTCGCCGGCGAGCACGGGGACGAGGTCAGCTGGGCGGTGCGTTCGAGCGCGACGGCCGAGGACCTTCCGGACGCGTCCTTCGCCGGGCAGCAGGAAACCTTCCTCAACATCCACGGCATCGACAACATCCTGCACGCGATCAAGCTGGTCTTCGCCTCGCTCTACAACGACCGCGCGATCGCCTACCGCGTCCACAACGACTTCGAGCACTCGGTCGTCGCGCTGTCGGCCGGCATCCAGAAGATGGTGCGCTCCGACATCGGTTCGTCCGGTGTCATGTTCACGATCGACACCGAGTCCGGCTTCAAGGACACCGTGTTCATCACGTCGTCCTACGGTCTGGGCGAGGCCGTAGTCCAGGGCGCCGTGAACCCCGACGAGTTCTACGTCTACAAGCCGGCGCTTGCGGCCGGCAAGCCCGCGATCCTCAAGCGCGGCGTCGGCGGCAAGGCGATCAAGATGGTCTACACCGACGACAAGTCGGTCGGTCGCACGATCGAGACCGTCGATGTCGACCCGGTCGACCAGGCTCGCTTCAGCATCACCGACGCGGACGTCGAGGAGCTTGCCCGTCACGCGGTGAAGATCGAGGAGCACTACGGCCGCCCGATGGACATCGAGTGGGTCAAGGACGGACTCGACGGCCTGATCTACGTCGTCCAGGCCCGTCCGGAGACGGTGAAGTCGCGCGAATCCGGTTCGCAACTGGAGCGATTCACGATGAAGTCGCGCGGCGACGTGCTGATCGAGGGCCGCGCGATCGGTCAGAAGATCGGTGCCGGCGCCGTCCGCAGCCTGAAGTCGATCGACGACATGGCGCAGTTCCAGGCCGGCGAGGTGCTGGTCGCCGACATGACCGACCCCGACTGGGAGCCGATCATGAAGAAGGCGAGCGCGATCGTCACCAACCGTGGTGGACGCACTTGTCACGCCGCGATCATCGCCCGTGAGCTCGGCATCCCGGCGGTTGTCGGCACCGGCGATGCGACCCGCAACCTTCCGGACGGCGCCGAGGTCACGGTGTCGTGCGCCGAGGGTGACACCGGTTTCGTCTACGAGGGCATGGTCGACTTCGAGGTCACCACGACTGCTCTGGACGAGATGCCGGACCTGCCGGTCAAGGTCATGATGAACGTCGGCACGCCCGACCAGGCGTTCGAGTTCTCCCGCCTGCCGAACAAGGGCATCGGCCTGGCGCGGTTGGAGTTCATCATCAACCGCCAGATCGGCATCCACCCCAAGGTGCTGCTCGAACTCGACCAACAGGACCCTGAGCTGAAGGCGGCCATCGAGGAGCAGATCGCGGCGTACGACAGCCCGCGCGAGTTCTTCGTCAAGCGTGTTGCCGAGGGTGTGTCGATGCTGGCGGCGGCGTTCGCGCCCGAGCCGGTCATCGTCCGGATGTCCGACTTCAAGTCGAACGAGTACGCCAACCTGCTCGGTGGTGAGGCGTACGAGCCGCACGAGGAGAACCCGATGATCGGTTACCGCGGTGCGTCGCGGTACCTGTCGAAGGACTTCGCCGACTGCTTCGCGATGGAGTGCGAGGCGCTGCGGTTCGTCCGCGAGGACATGGGCCTGACGAACGTGAAGATCATGATTCCGTTCGTGCGTACCATCGCCGAGGCGAAGGGCGTCATCGAGCTGCTGGGCCAGCATGGTCTGAGGCGCGGCGAGAACGACCTGCAGGTCGTGATGATGTGCGAGGTGCCCTCGAACGCGGTCATCGCAGACCAGTTCCTGGAGCACTTCGACGGGTTCTCGATCGGCTCGAACGACATGACCCAGCTGACTCTCGGCCTCGACCGTGACTCCTCGCTGGTGGCGGGTTCGTTCGACGAGCGCGACGACGCGGTCAAGGCGATGCTGTCGATGGCGATCAAGGCCTGCCGTGAGCAGGGCAAGTACGTCGGCATCTGCGGCCAGGGTCCGTCCGACCACCCCGACCTCGCCGAGTGGCTGCTCGACCAGGGCATCGAGTCGATGTCGCTGAACCCCGACACCGTCGTCGAGACCTGGTTGCGTCTGGCCAAGCACGTCAAGGCCTGA
- a CDS encoding ABC transporter ATP-binding protein, producing MSDLVLQSVSRWYGNVVAVNDVSMDIRPGITGLLGPNGAGKSTLLSMMAGLLAPSAGSVTLDGRPVRGDVGMYRHIGLVPVQEPMYDFLTGEQFVRLNADLHRLPQAEAATKHAVGLVALADAADRKISTYSKGMRQRIKVAAALVHDPAVLLLDEPFNGMDPIQRRSMMSLLNSYAAQGRTIVFSSHILEEVEQLARQVEVVVSGRHAASGDFAAIRRLMTDRPNQYRIRSSDNRLLATLLMREDTVRGVRVNGEKYLEVEADDFGRFATVVAKLARDADVRLFELIPTDESLESVFSYLVGR from the coding sequence GTGAGCGACCTTGTGCTGCAATCGGTTTCGCGGTGGTACGGCAACGTCGTCGCGGTCAACGACGTCTCCATGGACATCCGTCCCGGCATCACCGGACTGCTCGGCCCGAACGGTGCCGGCAAGTCGACGTTGCTGTCGATGATGGCCGGACTCCTTGCTCCGTCGGCCGGCAGCGTGACACTCGACGGACGTCCGGTGCGCGGCGACGTCGGCATGTATCGCCACATCGGACTCGTGCCGGTGCAGGAACCGATGTACGACTTCCTCACCGGCGAGCAGTTCGTGCGGCTGAACGCCGACCTGCACCGACTCCCCCAAGCAGAGGCCGCGACCAAGCACGCGGTGGGGTTGGTCGCTCTGGCCGACGCGGCCGATCGCAAGATCTCGACCTACAGCAAGGGCATGCGCCAACGCATCAAGGTGGCCGCGGCGCTGGTCCACGATCCCGCGGTGCTGCTGCTCGACGAACCGTTCAACGGCATGGATCCGATCCAGCGGCGCTCGATGATGAGTCTGCTGAATTCGTATGCGGCACAAGGGCGCACGATCGTCTTCTCCTCGCACATCCTGGAGGAGGTCGAGCAATTGGCGCGCCAGGTGGAGGTAGTGGTCTCCGGACGGCACGCGGCGTCCGGAGACTTCGCGGCCATCCGACGGTTGATGACCGATCGTCCGAACCAGTACCGAATCCGTAGCAGCGACAACCGATTACTTGCGACCTTGCTGATGCGCGAAGACACCGTGCGCGGCGTCCGGGTCAATGGCGAGAAGTACCTCGAGGTCGAAGCCGACGACTTCGGACGCTTCGCGACGGTGGTCGCGAAACTCGCCCGTGATGCCGACGTCCGACTCTTCGAACTGATCCCGACCGACGAATCGCTGGAAAGCGTCTTCAGTTACCTGGTGGGCCGATGA
- a CDS encoding IS3 family transposase codes for MSIVQGCAWLGIARSSYYRYLNPPPRIGVVVPHTERAYPNRVTAAEAKAVVQALNTVELAGLSIRQAHFEPLDQGVYLCSLPSMHRIMRREGQSSDRRRHTAHRGYGARSTPRLHATAPGQVWCWDITNLPGPGRMSFKLYSMIDLYSRYVVGYRVEHVEDHRFTQELFNNAFTAQQGTPQVIHADNGGVMRAGTVRELLATMHVHASYSRPRVSNDNAFAEALFKTVKYDLDYPEEFDSLEHARQWSAEFFDRYNTRHHHAGLAGHTPARVHHGTWSSTHDQWATTKAAYAAKHTARHHKPPITHMPPDTVWINKPNTPNPQLSQTA; via the coding sequence GTGAGCATCGTCCAGGGTTGTGCCTGGCTGGGGATCGCTCGGTCGTCCTACTACCGATATCTCAATCCGCCCCCACGGATCGGGGTGGTGGTGCCCCACACGGAACGGGCGTACCCCAACCGTGTCACCGCTGCCGAGGCGAAGGCCGTGGTGCAGGCCCTCAACACGGTCGAGTTGGCAGGGTTATCGATCCGGCAGGCACACTTCGAACCACTGGATCAGGGCGTGTACCTGTGTTCGTTGCCCTCGATGCACCGCATCATGCGTCGCGAAGGGCAGTCCAGTGATCGCCGCCGGCACACCGCGCACCGCGGGTACGGTGCACGGTCCACTCCCCGGTTGCACGCCACCGCCCCGGGACAAGTGTGGTGCTGGGACATCACCAACCTGCCCGGTCCAGGACGGATGAGTTTCAAGCTGTACTCGATGATCGATCTGTACTCGAGGTACGTGGTCGGGTACCGCGTCGAGCACGTCGAGGACCACCGGTTCACCCAGGAACTGTTCAACAACGCGTTCACCGCCCAGCAGGGCACACCGCAGGTCATCCATGCCGACAACGGTGGCGTGATGCGAGCCGGGACCGTGCGAGAACTGCTGGCCACGATGCACGTCCACGCCTCGTACTCACGCCCTCGGGTGTCGAACGACAACGCGTTCGCCGAGGCGTTGTTCAAAACGGTGAAGTACGACCTGGACTACCCCGAAGAGTTCGACTCCTTAGAACACGCGCGGCAGTGGAGTGCCGAGTTCTTCGACCGGTATAACACCCGCCACCACCACGCCGGCCTCGCCGGACACACCCCGGCCCGAGTCCACCACGGCACCTGGAGCAGTACCCACGACCAGTGGGCAACCACCAAAGCCGCCTACGCCGCCAAGCACACCGCCCGGCACCACAAACCGCCGATCACGCACATGCCCCCAGACACCGTCTGGATCAACAAACCCAACACACCCAACCCACAGCTGTCCCAAACAGCTTGA